One window from the genome of Hydractinia symbiolongicarpus strain clone_291-10 chromosome 1, HSymV2.1, whole genome shotgun sequence encodes:
- the LOC130622854 gene encoding uncharacterized protein LOC130622854, translating to MSSSSSDVSDVEFNEDEEFGLSPFMFETERSQSEVTVAIEALKYNVGVKNCNVEAGNRVGNVEWCQCKKCKTMVTETERLCCRDNNDIPDGHFQGHTCVTNLDEFKMVCLPEPVSYRFAAYKQYIWWVYGRLGIGYRKPIPSCVVWVIRNKYLQPDGVYVPYTESGMDLDK from the exons ATGTCATCTTCCTCTTCTGATGTAAGCGATGTTGAATTTAATGAAGATGAAGAATTTGGTTTATCTCCATTCATGTTCGAAACGGAACGGAGTCAAAGTGAAGTGACTGTAGCTATAGAAGCTTTGAAATACAACGTTGGTGTTAAAAACTGCAATGTTGAAGCTGGAAATCGTGTTGGAAATGTTGAGTGGTGCCAGTGCAAAAAGTGTAAAACTATGGTCACTGAAACGGAACGTTTATGTTGTCGTGATAATAATGATATTCCGGACGGTCATTTTCAAG GTCATACGTGTGTTACAAATTTGGATGAATTCAAAATGGTTTGTTTGCCGGAACCTGT GTCCTATCGGTTTGCTGCTTATAAACAATATATATGGTGGGTGTATGGAAGACTGGGCATAGGTTATCGAAAGCCTATACCATCATGTGTTGTGTGGGTAATCCGTAATAAATACCTGCAGCCCGATGGGGTATATGTGCCATACACAGAATCAGGAATGGATTTggacaaataa
- the LOC130638248 gene encoding uncharacterized protein LOC130638248 — MTKSGAAASSLPKCNYFEQMSFLYERAPMNFPTESNVRIQSKENTEQTCSKESVDQPPDVDLFTPPQSPMILNKITDNGSATVTAKREKRKRSENAEGNRILKELDAIEKELKAGDKEECEDSLFCRSLVPTLRKLSAKKNKMAKIKISQLLFEIEFDEACE; from the coding sequence ATGACAAAATCAGGTGCAGCTGCTTCGTCGTTACCAAAATGTAACTATTTTGAACAGATGTCCTTTCTTTATGAAAGAGCACCTATGAACTTCCCAACTGAAAGCAATGTACGGATACAGAGTAAAGAAAATACAGAACAAACGTGTTCAAAGGAAAGCGTTGATCAACCCCCTGATGTAGATTTGTTCACACCACCACAATCTCCTATGATTTTGAACAAAATTACGGACAATGGCAGCGCTACTGTCACGGCAAAGCGGGAGAAAAGAAAACGTAGTGAGAATGCAGAAGGAAATAGAATTTTGAAAGAGTTGGATGCAATAGAGAAAGAATTAAAAGCTGGTGATAAAGAGGAATGTGAAGATAGTCTTTTTTGCCGTAGCCTAGTGCCCACTTTAAGAAAATTATCTGCCAAGAAgaacaaaatggcaaaaattaagattTCACAGCTGTTGTTTGAAATTGAGTTTGATGAGGCATGTGAATAA
- the LOC130622948 gene encoding uncharacterized protein LOC130622948, which produces MRESIKPSERLCVTMRYLVTGDAQVTIASNFRMSPTVVGRIIPETCRAIWDALSDKNYLKPPNSPEEWQHVAQEFYKKWNFPNCLGAIDGKHVVMQAPARSGSAFFNYKKQHSIVLMAVCSALYKFLMVDIGDTGRQSDGSVYGNNNLGYSIENNLLNIPKASKLPQSNRVLPFTFIGDDAFGLKPHMMKPYPLQNLAKEKRVCK; this is translated from the coding sequence atgcgagaATCGATCAAACCAAGTGAAAGATTATGTGTTACTATGAGATACTTAGTTACTGGAGATGCACAAGTGACAATTGCCTCAAACTTTCGAATGAGCCCAACTGTTGTAGGAAGGATTATCCCCGAAACATGTAGGGCCATATGGGATGCTCTGTCTGACAAAAACTATCTTAAACCTCCAAACTCCCCAGAAGAATGGCAACATGTAGCTCaggaattttataaaaaatggaaCTTTCCAAATTGCTTAGGGGCAATCGATGGAAAGCATGTTGTGATGCAGGCCCCAGCAAGATCAGGTTCAGCATTCTTtaattataaaaagcaacacaGTATTGTGCTTATGGCAGTGTGCAGTGCACTTTATAAATTTCTAATGGTAGATATTGGAGATACAGGAAGACAAAGTGATGGTAGTGTGTATGGGAACAACAATCTTGGCTATAGCATTGAGAATAATCTACTTAATATTCCAAAAGCATCAAAACTACCACAGTCAAATCGTGTGTTGCCTTTTACTTTCATAGGTGATGATGCTTTTGGGCTGAAACCTCACATGATGAAACCGTACCCACTTCAAAACTTGGCAAAAGAAAAGCGAGTATGCAAATGA
- the LOC130622739 gene encoding uncharacterized protein LOC130622739 produces the protein MAVAVDRKLKEEDLEGFKGYVRMDVGHFDELVHLLAPVLHKQDTNMRECIKPGEMCCITLRYLASGESFRSLDYQFRISKKAISYIVQEVCSAIAEALGKNNFKTLETTEEWMEIAKKFYHRWNFPNGLGGVDGKHIAIQQPKNSGSHYRNYKGSDSIILMGMIGPEYEFLFADVGMNGRNSDGGNWSQSSLKLALESGALNLPEPSALPGRLRKVPYVCTGDDAFPLSTFMMKPYPQKGLTSEKRVFNYRLSRMRRISENGFGILANRWRVFRRPFSLEPEKVKTIAIAAITLHNWLRKDSTYGKVYIPKDLIDSDDVTTGEIIEGSWRRDPPTESWNSLSLNKASNATHEAKAIREELNAYFYKEGCVPWQWRCARLDV, from the exons ATGGCCGTCGCAGTTGATCGAA AATTAAAGGAAGAAGATCTAGAAGGATTCAAAGGATATGTAAGGATGGACGTTGGCCATTTTGATGAACTGGTCCATCTACTTGCTCCAGTTTTGCATAAGCAAGATACCAACATGAGAGAATGCATAAAACCAGGGGAAATGTGCTGTATCACATTAAGATATCTTGCAAGCGGTGAATCATTCAGGTCTTTAGATTATCAATTCCGGATCAGTAAGAAAGCAATATCTTATATAGTTCAGGAAGTGTGTAGTGCTATCGCTGAAGCTTtgggaaaaaataactttaaaacacTGGAAACAACAGAAGAATGGATGGAAATTGCAAAAAAGTTTTATCATCGATGGAATTTTCCAAATGGATTAGGTGGTGTCGACGGAAAACACATTGCTATACAGCAACCAAAAAACTCTGGTTCGCATTATAGAAATTACAAAGGGAGTGATAGTATAATTTTGATGGGAATGATTGGACCAGAATACGAATTCCTTTTCGCTGATGTAGGGATGAATGGCAGAAATTCAGATGGCGGGAATTGGTCCCAAAGTTCCTTGAAACTTGCCCTAGAGTCCGGCGCACTTAATTTGCCAGAACCATCAGCACTTCCTGGTCGTCTTAGAAAAGTACCATATGTATGTACAGGTGACGATGCTTTTCCCCTCTCTACTTTTATGATGAAACCATACCCTCAGAAAGGTTTAACCTCCGAAAAACGTGTGTTCAATTACCGACTTTCCAGGATGCGACGCATTTCTGAAAATGGATTTGGTATTTTAGCCAATCGTTGGAGAGTGTTTAGACGCCCATTCTCACTGGAACCAGAAAAGGTTAAAACCATCGCAATTGCTGCCATAACGCTTCATAATTGGCTACGGAAGGATTCCACCTACGGAAAAGTGTATATTCCTAAGGATTTAATTGACAGTGATGATGTGACAACGGGAGAAATAATAGAGGGATCTTGGCGAAGAGACCCACCAACTGAATCATGGAATTCTTTGTCATTAAATAAAGCTAGTAACGCTACTCACGAGGCGAAAGCAATCAGAGAGGAGCTTAATGCATATTTCTACAAAGAGGGATGTGTTCCGTGGCAGTGGCGTTGTGCGAGACTTGATGTCTAA